One Cellulomonas soli DNA window includes the following coding sequences:
- a CDS encoding SRPBCC family protein, whose protein sequence is MMTMDGTSTNDPATRGIAPDGRTAGTVLGALRLDGSASVTFRRGYPTDPADLWDAVTKPGRLARWLGPVYGDLVPGGRFELRMGADDSASDQNATGVVQSCDPPRSFAVEWCFPGERPSEVEVRVEPAPASDVGERAVLVLVHTRLETAQAVGYGAGWHTSLDQLADHLAGIAIRDWDARFTELIPAYRAAAAPD, encoded by the coding sequence ATGATGACGATGGACGGCACGAGCACGAACGACCCGGCGACGCGCGGCATCGCGCCCGATGGCCGCACGGCGGGCACTGTGCTCGGCGCGCTGCGACTGGACGGTTCCGCGTCCGTGACCTTCCGCCGCGGGTACCCGACCGATCCGGCGGACCTCTGGGACGCCGTGACGAAGCCGGGTCGGCTGGCCCGCTGGCTCGGGCCCGTCTACGGCGACCTCGTCCCGGGCGGCCGGTTCGAGCTGCGCATGGGCGCCGACGACTCCGCCTCCGACCAGAACGCCACCGGCGTCGTGCAGTCGTGCGACCCGCCGCGGTCGTTCGCCGTCGAGTGGTGCTTCCCGGGTGAGCGGCCGAGTGAGGTCGAGGTCCGGGTCGAGCCGGCACCGGCGAGCGACGTGGGGGAGCGCGCGGTGCTCGTCCTCGTGCACACGCGCCTCGAGACCGCTCAGGCCGTCGGCTACGGCGCGGGCTGGCACACGTCGTTGGACCAGCTCGCCGACCACCTCGCGGGCATCGCGATCCGCGACTGGGACGCACGGTTCACCGAGCTCATCCCCGCGTACCGGGCCGCCGCCGCACCGGACTGA
- a CDS encoding SseB family protein, with protein MVLRELPPSSPFASDDGSAAPAVRSALEAYADGSGSLAEVVQALVGTRVLVPVMAELDVAGTAVRDGVEHTVDKEASAGVVALRAPDGRTALPVFTSVATLAAWRADARPVPSDVARAALSAVQEGWEVVVVDPGGPVTALLPRTAVWALARRLPWVPAVHGGGPSARVDPDVRAAVVDALRVVREVVEADVAPGVRAEVAVVLGLVPGLDRHRLDAVLAQVNAALAGSDVVSDRVDSLELRLRGV; from the coding sequence GTGGTCCTGCGCGAGCTGCCGCCGTCCTCCCCGTTCGCCTCCGACGACGGATCGGCGGCCCCGGCCGTCCGTTCGGCCCTCGAGGCGTACGCCGACGGGAGCGGCTCGCTCGCCGAGGTCGTGCAGGCGCTGGTCGGTACACGGGTGCTCGTGCCGGTGATGGCCGAGCTGGACGTCGCCGGCACGGCCGTCCGCGACGGGGTCGAGCACACGGTCGACAAGGAGGCCTCCGCCGGCGTCGTCGCGCTGCGCGCCCCGGACGGGCGGACGGCGCTGCCCGTGTTCACGTCCGTGGCGACGCTCGCCGCCTGGCGTGCGGACGCCCGGCCGGTGCCCAGCGACGTCGCCCGCGCAGCGCTGTCGGCCGTGCAGGAGGGCTGGGAGGTCGTCGTCGTCGATCCCGGAGGTCCGGTGACGGCGCTGCTGCCGCGAACGGCCGTGTGGGCGCTCGCGCGCCGGCTGCCATGGGTGCCCGCCGTGCACGGTGGGGGCCCGAGCGCTCGGGTGGACCCGGACGTGCGGGCTGCCGTCGTCGACGCGCTGCGGGTCGTCCGCGAGGTCGTCGAGGCGGATGTCGCACCCGGCGTGCGCGCCGAGGTGGCGGTGGTCCTCGGCCTCGTCCCCGGCCTGGACCGCCACCGGCTGGACGCGGTGCTCGCCCAGGTCAACGCCGCGCTCGCGGGTTCGGACGTCGTCAGCGACAGGGTCGACTCGCTCGAGCTGCGCCTGCGCGGGGTCTGA
- a CDS encoding ArsR/SmtB family transcription factor has product MDALGDPVRRRLVELLADGSRSAGELAAAVGADFGISQPAASRHLRVLREAGLVAAEVDGARRLYAVRPEALDDMQAWLDGVRRFWDQRLDALGTEVARGHRGRSGAAPVTAADRDGDIERRT; this is encoded by the coding sequence ATGGACGCGTTGGGAGATCCCGTGCGGCGGCGGCTCGTGGAGCTGCTCGCCGACGGCTCGCGGTCGGCGGGTGAGCTCGCCGCCGCGGTCGGTGCCGACTTCGGCATCAGCCAGCCCGCCGCGTCCCGGCACCTGCGCGTGCTGCGCGAGGCGGGACTCGTCGCCGCCGAGGTCGACGGCGCCCGACGGCTGTACGCCGTCCGACCGGAGGCGCTCGACGACATGCAGGCCTGGCTCGACGGCGTCCGGCGGTTCTGGGACCAGCGGCTCGACGCCCTGGGCACCGAGGTCGCGCGAGGGCACAGGGGACGGAGTGGGGCGGCCCCGGTGACCGCCGCGGACCGTGACGGCGACATCGAGAGGCGGACATGA
- a CDS encoding spore germination protein GerW family protein, with protein MPDTQRFDPTAIVRAASDTLTVRRVFGEAYERDGVLVIPVAKVIGGTGSGGGTGAHRPESDTEPGSAGPASEGEGGGGGFAVRVRPVGVYVIDEHGTHWRPALDLNRVILGGQAVGALAITVLGTVLAARGLGRLRRR; from the coding sequence ATGCCCGACACCCAGCGCTTCGACCCGACCGCGATCGTGCGAGCCGCGAGCGACACCCTCACCGTCCGACGGGTGTTCGGCGAGGCCTACGAGCGCGACGGGGTCCTGGTGATCCCGGTGGCCAAGGTGATCGGCGGGACGGGCTCGGGCGGCGGAACCGGCGCGCACCGACCGGAGTCCGACACCGAGCCGGGCAGCGCCGGCCCGGCCAGTGAGGGCGAGGGCGGCGGAGGCGGCTTCGCCGTCCGGGTCCGGCCCGTCGGCGTCTACGTCATCGACGAGCACGGCACGCACTGGCGCCCAGCGCTCGACCTGAACAGGGTGATCCTCGGTGGCCAGGCCGTCGGGGCGCTCGCGATCACCGTGCTCGGGACGGTCCTGGCGGCGCGCGGCCTCGGTCGGCTCCGGCGACGCTGA
- a CDS encoding histidinol-phosphate transaminase yields the protein MTADLTRPVLPLRPELAGLEPYGAPQLDVPYLLNVNENPYAPSPQVIASIADAVTRAAAGLNRYPDRDFPALRADLAAYLLAESGVAVAPEQVWAANGSNEIMLHVLQAFGGPGRTALSFAPTYSMYPEYARDTSTAWVAGRREDDFSLDAGVARAAIAEHHPSVVLLASPNNPTGTALARETVLAVLDAAAQVPGGCVVVVDEAYGEFRRRGTPSALELLADHPHLAVSRTMSKAFGLAGARVGYLATAPAFVDALRVVRLPYHLSAVTQAVARAALAHAPELMAQVGALRDERDALVEWLRAHGLQVADSDANFVLFGTFTDRRAVWQGLLDRGVLIREVGPQGWLRVSVGTPQETAAFKDALVEVAGL from the coding sequence GTGACCGCCGACCTCACCCGTCCCGTGCTGCCGCTGCGTCCCGAGCTGGCGGGGCTCGAGCCGTACGGGGCCCCGCAGCTGGACGTGCCGTACCTGCTCAATGTCAACGAGAACCCCTACGCGCCGTCCCCGCAGGTCATCGCCTCGATCGCCGACGCCGTGACCCGGGCGGCCGCGGGCCTCAACCGGTACCCGGACCGGGACTTCCCGGCGCTGCGGGCCGACCTGGCCGCCTACCTGCTCGCCGAGTCGGGTGTCGCGGTGGCTCCCGAGCAGGTGTGGGCCGCGAACGGGTCGAACGAGATCATGCTGCACGTCCTGCAGGCGTTCGGCGGTCCGGGACGCACCGCGCTGTCCTTCGCGCCGACATACTCGATGTACCCCGAGTACGCCCGCGACACGTCGACCGCGTGGGTGGCCGGCCGCCGCGAGGACGACTTCAGCCTCGACGCCGGAGTCGCGCGAGCGGCGATCGCCGAGCACCACCCGTCCGTCGTCCTGCTGGCCAGCCCGAACAACCCGACGGGGACCGCACTTGCGCGCGAGACGGTCCTCGCCGTGCTCGACGCTGCCGCGCAGGTCCCCGGCGGCTGCGTCGTGGTCGTGGACGAGGCGTACGGCGAGTTCCGCCGTCGAGGTACGCCCTCCGCGCTCGAGCTGCTGGCCGACCACCCGCACCTGGCCGTGAGCCGGACCATGTCCAAGGCCTTCGGCCTCGCGGGCGCCCGGGTGGGTTATCTCGCGACTGCCCCGGCCTTCGTGGACGCGCTTCGCGTCGTGCGGCTGCCCTACCACCTGTCCGCCGTGACGCAGGCGGTGGCGCGCGCCGCGCTGGCGCACGCACCCGAGCTGATGGCCCAGGTCGGCGCGCTGCGCGACGAACGCGACGCGCTCGTGGAATGGTTGCGTGCGCACGGCCTGCAGGTCGCGGACTCGGACGCCAACTTCGTGCTCTTCGGCACGTTCACGGACCGGCGCGCGGTCTGGCAGGGTCTGCTCGACCGCGGGGTGCTGATCCGTGAGGTCGGGCCGCAGGGATGGCTGCGGGTGTCGGTCGGCACGCCGCAGGAGACGGCGGCGTTCAAGGACGCCCTGGTGGAGGTGGCGGGACTGTGA
- the hisB gene encoding imidazoleglycerol-phosphate dehydratase HisB has translation MSGEQQRRTARIERATSESSVLVELDLDGTGRTDISTTVPFYDHMLTALGKHSLIDLTVRATGDTHIDAHHTVEDVAIVIGEALRVALGDKRGIARYGDATVPLDEALAQAVVDVSGRPYLVHSGEPEGQEYHLIGGHFTGSLTRHVLESIAHHAAFTVHVRVLAGRDPHHIVEAQFKALARALRAAVALDPRVDGIPSTKGAL, from the coding sequence GTGAGCGGCGAGCAGCAGCGGCGGACGGCGCGCATCGAGCGTGCGACCAGCGAGTCGAGCGTGCTCGTCGAGCTGGACCTGGACGGCACGGGTCGGACGGACATCTCGACGACGGTGCCGTTCTACGACCACATGCTCACCGCACTGGGCAAGCACTCCCTGATCGACCTGACCGTGCGTGCCACGGGCGACACACACATCGACGCGCACCACACGGTCGAGGACGTCGCGATCGTCATCGGCGAGGCGCTGCGCGTCGCGCTCGGCGACAAGCGCGGCATCGCCCGCTACGGCGACGCGACGGTCCCGCTCGACGAGGCCCTCGCCCAGGCCGTGGTCGACGTGTCCGGCCGCCCGTACCTGGTGCACAGCGGTGAGCCCGAGGGGCAGGAGTACCACCTGATCGGGGGGCACTTCACGGGCTCCCTCACGCGGCACGTGCTCGAGTCGATCGCGCACCACGCCGCGTTCACCGTGCACGTGCGCGTGCTGGCCGGCCGGGACCCGCACCACATCGTCGAGGCGCAGTTCAAGGCGCTCGCCCGCGCGCTGCGGGCAGCCGTCGCGCTCGACCCGCGGGTGGACGGCATCCCGTCGACGAAGGGCGCACTGTGA
- the dnaE gene encoding DNA polymerase III subunit alpha has product MASGGSDFVHLHVHTEYSMLDGAARIGELFDEVERLGQSSIAITDHGYLFGAYEFYSKAKAHGVKPIIGVEAYVTPGTSRFDQTRVRWGEAHQASDDVSARGAYTHLTLLSETTQGMHNLFRMGSLASLDGQMGKWPRMDRDLFQTYHEGLIATSGCPSGEIQTRLRLGHYDEALRAAGELQDLFGKENFFVELMDHGLDIERRVFKDLLRVAEQIGAPLVATNDLHYTRKEDAHAHEVLLAVQSGSSLDEPTYDQGGSRFAFGGDGYYVKSAEEMRRTWAELPEACDNTLLIAERCQVEFPTGANYMPRFPVPDGEDENSWFIKEVERGLQKRYKGQVPDDVRAQAVYETDVIVQLGFSGYFLVVADFIGWAREQGIRVGPGRGSAAGSMASYAMGITELDPLKHGLIFERFLNPERVSWPDVDVDFDERRRGEVIRYVTEKYGDDRVAQIVTYGTIKAKQALKDSSRVLGFPFAMGEKLTKAMPPPVMGKDIPLSGMYDPEHPRYAEAEEFRQVVAADPEAQRVLETARGLENLKRQWGVHAAGVIMSSEPLIDIIPIMKRPQDGAVITQFDYPTSEGLGLIKMDFLGLRNLTILDDALRNIVANDKEPIELEDIPLDDLPTYELLARGDTLGVFQLDGGPMRALLRQMRPDNFEDISAVIALYRPGPMGMNSHTNYALRKNGLQPITPIHPELETPLAEVLDGTYGLIVYQEQVQKAAQVLAGYSLGQADLLRRAMGKKKKEILDKEFVPFEKGMNERGYSKAAIQAVWDTLVPFAGYAFNKAHSAGYGVVSYWTAFLKANYPTEYMAGLLTSVGDDKDKSALYLGECRRMGITVLPPDVNSSSALFTAVGVDIRFGLTAVRNVGANVVDAIVRTREEKGAFTSFTDFLDKVPAVVCNKRTIESLIKAGAFDSLGHPRRALLLVHEQAVDSVIGVKRKEAEGQFDLFADLMGGDDQATGFAVTIPDLPDWDKKQRLQFEREMLGLYVSDHPLSGLEHVLSAAADVSIATLNADEARPDGSTVVVAGLITSLQRKMSKQGNPWAAVTIEDMEGGVEVMFFGETYLAYSTVLAEDAVVVIRGRVRRRDDQMQLQAMEVSLPDVSQGADAPVVVSLAVGRCTPPVVERLREVLSTHPGVTEVHLRLTQPGRATVMRLEDGLRVERSPSLFGDLKALLGPSCLQSA; this is encoded by the coding sequence ATGGCATCGGGAGGATCTGACTTCGTCCACCTCCACGTGCACACGGAGTACTCGATGCTCGACGGCGCCGCGCGCATCGGCGAGCTGTTCGACGAGGTCGAGCGGCTGGGCCAGTCGTCGATCGCGATCACCGACCACGGGTACCTGTTCGGCGCGTACGAGTTCTACTCCAAGGCCAAGGCTCACGGCGTCAAGCCGATCATCGGGGTCGAGGCGTACGTCACGCCGGGAACCAGCCGGTTCGACCAGACGCGTGTGCGCTGGGGCGAGGCGCACCAGGCCTCCGACGACGTCTCGGCGCGCGGCGCCTACACCCACCTGACGCTGCTGTCGGAGACGACGCAGGGCATGCACAACCTGTTCCGGATGGGGTCGCTGGCCTCGCTGGACGGGCAGATGGGCAAGTGGCCCCGCATGGACCGCGACCTCTTCCAGACGTACCACGAGGGCCTGATCGCGACGAGCGGCTGCCCCTCGGGGGAGATCCAGACGCGCCTGCGGCTGGGGCACTACGACGAGGCGCTGCGTGCGGCCGGCGAGCTGCAGGACCTGTTCGGCAAGGAGAACTTCTTCGTCGAGCTCATGGACCACGGGCTCGACATCGAGCGCAGGGTCTTCAAGGACCTGCTGCGTGTGGCCGAGCAGATCGGTGCGCCCCTGGTGGCCACCAACGACCTGCACTACACGCGCAAGGAGGACGCGCACGCCCACGAGGTGCTGCTGGCGGTGCAGTCGGGGTCGTCGCTCGACGAGCCGACGTACGACCAGGGCGGGTCGCGGTTCGCGTTCGGTGGCGACGGCTACTACGTGAAGTCGGCCGAGGAGATGCGGCGCACCTGGGCCGAGCTGCCCGAGGCCTGCGACAACACGCTGCTGATCGCCGAGCGCTGCCAGGTCGAGTTCCCGACCGGCGCCAACTACATGCCCCGCTTCCCGGTGCCGGACGGCGAGGACGAGAACTCCTGGTTCATCAAGGAGGTCGAGCGCGGCCTGCAGAAGCGCTACAAGGGCCAGGTGCCCGACGACGTGCGCGCGCAGGCGGTCTACGAGACGGACGTCATCGTCCAGCTCGGGTTCTCCGGCTACTTCCTCGTCGTGGCCGACTTCATCGGCTGGGCCCGGGAGCAGGGCATCCGCGTCGGGCCCGGCCGAGGATCTGCCGCCGGTTCGATGGCGTCGTACGCCATGGGCATCACCGAGCTGGACCCCTTGAAGCACGGGCTGATCTTCGAGCGGTTCCTCAACCCCGAGCGCGTGTCCTGGCCCGATGTCGACGTCGACTTCGACGAGCGCAGGCGCGGCGAGGTCATCCGGTACGTCACCGAGAAGTACGGCGACGACCGGGTCGCGCAGATCGTCACGTACGGCACCATCAAGGCCAAGCAGGCGCTCAAGGACTCCTCACGCGTGCTCGGGTTCCCGTTCGCCATGGGGGAGAAGCTCACCAAGGCGATGCCTCCGCCCGTGATGGGCAAGGACATCCCGCTGTCGGGCATGTACGACCCGGAGCACCCGCGGTACGCCGAGGCCGAGGAGTTCCGTCAGGTCGTCGCGGCCGACCCCGAGGCGCAGCGCGTGCTGGAGACGGCGCGCGGGCTGGAGAACCTCAAGCGCCAGTGGGGCGTGCACGCGGCCGGCGTCATCATGTCGAGCGAGCCGTTGATCGACATCATCCCGATCATGAAGCGGCCGCAGGACGGCGCGGTCATCACGCAGTTCGACTACCCGACGTCCGAGGGCCTCGGCCTGATCAAGATGGACTTCCTCGGGCTGCGCAACCTGACGATCCTCGACGACGCGCTGCGCAACATCGTCGCCAACGACAAGGAACCGATCGAGCTCGAGGACATCCCGCTCGACGACCTGCCCACCTACGAGCTGCTCGCCCGCGGTGACACGCTCGGTGTGTTCCAGCTCGACGGCGGGCCCATGCGTGCCCTGCTGCGCCAGATGCGCCCCGACAACTTCGAGGACATCTCGGCCGTCATCGCGCTGTACCGGCCCGGCCCCATGGGCATGAACTCGCACACGAACTACGCGCTGCGCAAGAACGGGCTGCAGCCGATCACGCCGATCCACCCCGAGCTCGAGACCCCGCTGGCCGAGGTCCTGGACGGCACCTACGGCCTGATCGTGTACCAGGAGCAGGTGCAGAAGGCCGCCCAGGTGCTCGCCGGCTACTCCCTCGGCCAGGCCGACCTGCTGCGCCGGGCCATGGGCAAGAAGAAGAAGGAGATCCTCGACAAGGAGTTCGTGCCCTTCGAGAAGGGCATGAACGAGCGCGGGTACTCCAAGGCCGCGATCCAGGCCGTGTGGGACACGCTCGTCCCGTTCGCCGGCTACGCCTTCAACAAGGCGCACTCCGCCGGCTACGGCGTGGTCTCGTACTGGACGGCCTTCCTCAAGGCCAACTACCCGACCGAGTACATGGCGGGCCTGCTGACCTCGGTCGGCGACGACAAGGACAAGTCCGCGCTGTACCTGGGCGAGTGCCGTCGCATGGGGATCACCGTGCTCCCGCCGGACGTGAACTCCTCGTCGGCGTTGTTCACCGCGGTCGGCGTCGACATCCGGTTCGGGCTCACCGCGGTGCGCAACGTCGGCGCGAACGTGGTCGACGCGATCGTGCGCACCCGTGAGGAGAAGGGTGCGTTCACGTCCTTCACCGACTTCCTCGACAAGGTCCCGGCGGTGGTCTGCAACAAGCGGACCATCGAGTCGCTCATCAAGGCCGGCGCGTTCGACTCCCTCGGGCACCCGCGTCGGGCCCTGCTGCTGGTGCACGAGCAGGCGGTCGACTCCGTCATCGGCGTCAAGCGCAAGGAGGCGGAGGGTCAGTTCGACCTGTTCGCCGACCTCATGGGCGGGGACGACCAGGCCACCGGGTTCGCGGTCACGATCCCGGACCTGCCGGACTGGGACAAGAAGCAACGGCTGCAGTTCGAGCGCGAGATGCTCGGCCTGTACGTCTCCGACCACCCGCTGTCCGGGCTCGAGCACGTGCTGTCGGCCGCGGCCGACGTCTCGATCGCGACGCTCAACGCCGACGAGGCCCGCCCGGACGGTTCGACGGTCGTGGTGGCCGGGCTGATCACGTCGCTTCAGCGCAAGATGTCGAAGCAGGGCAACCCGTGGGCCGCCGTGACGATCGAGGACATGGAGGGCGGCGTCGAGGTCATGTTCTTCGGCGAGACCTACCTGGCGTACTCCACGGTCCTCGCCGAGGACGCGGTCGTGGTGATCCGCGGACGGGTGCGCCGACGGGACGACCAGATGCAGCTGCAGGCGATGGAGGTCTCGCTGCCGGACGTCTCGCAGGGTGCGGACGCCCCTGTCGTCGTTTCGCTCGCGGTCGGGCGGTGCACGCCGCCCGTCGTGGAGCGGCTGCGCGAGGTGCTCTCGACGCACCCGGGCGTGACCGAGGTGCACCTGCGGCTGACCCAGCCGGGGCGAGCCACGGTGATGCGGCTGGAGGACGGCCTGCGGGTGGAACGCTCACCGTCGCTGTTCGGCGACCTCAAGGCGCTGCTCGGCCCGAGCTGCCTGCAGTCCGCCTGA
- a CDS encoding RNA-binding S4 domain-containing protein, whose translation MTIVPISDDSIRLGQFLKLAGLADSGADARALLEAGEVRVNGEPDSRRGRQLRKGDVVEVDDPRGSNSAAVG comes from the coding sequence GTGACCATCGTGCCGATCTCTGACGACTCCATCCGCCTCGGGCAGTTCCTCAAGCTCGCCGGGCTGGCCGACTCGGGGGCCGATGCGCGGGCGCTGCTCGAGGCGGGCGAGGTGCGAGTCAACGGCGAACCCGACAGCCGCCGCGGCCGCCAGCTCCGCAAGGGCGACGTGGTGGAGGTCGACGACCCCCGCGGGTCGAACTCCGCCGCGGTGGGCTGA
- the hisH gene encoding imidazole glycerol phosphate synthase subunit HisH, with protein MSQPRVVVLDYGFGNVRSAVRALERVGAQVELTADKTAAQEADGLVVPGVGAFAAVMAGLREVGGGQVVDRRLAGGRPVLGICVGMQIMFAEGVEHGVRADGLGEWPGTVDRLQAPVVPHMGWATVEAPAGTVLFEGIGDERFYFVHSYAARSFPLTDAAPDDPRLVPPLVTWAEHGERFVAAVENGPLAATQFHPEKSGEAGAQLLRNWVGTLR; from the coding sequence GTGTCCCAGCCTCGCGTCGTCGTCCTCGACTACGGCTTCGGCAACGTCCGTTCGGCCGTCCGTGCGCTCGAGCGCGTCGGCGCCCAGGTCGAGCTGACCGCCGACAAGACCGCCGCGCAGGAGGCCGACGGGCTCGTCGTGCCGGGGGTCGGGGCGTTCGCCGCGGTGATGGCCGGGCTGCGCGAGGTCGGCGGGGGGCAGGTCGTCGACAGGCGCCTCGCCGGAGGACGGCCGGTCCTGGGCATCTGCGTCGGCATGCAGATCATGTTCGCCGAGGGCGTCGAGCACGGCGTTCGGGCCGACGGGCTGGGGGAGTGGCCCGGGACGGTCGACCGCCTGCAGGCACCGGTGGTCCCGCACATGGGGTGGGCGACCGTCGAGGCGCCGGCCGGCACGGTCCTGTTCGAGGGCATCGGTGACGAGCGGTTCTACTTCGTGCACTCCTACGCGGCCCGCTCGTTCCCGTTGACCGACGCTGCCCCCGACGATCCCCGCCTGGTCCCGCCGCTGGTGACCTGGGCCGAGCACGGGGAACGGTTCGTCGCCGCCGTCGAGAACGGTCCGCTGGCGGCCACGCAGTTCCATCCCGAGAAGTCCGGCGAGGCCGGAGCCCAGCTGCTGCGCAACTGGGTCGGCACGCTGCGCTGA
- the priA gene encoding bifunctional 1-(5-phosphoribosyl)-5-((5-phosphoribosylamino)methylideneamino)imidazole-4-carboxamide isomerase/phosphoribosylanthranilate isomerase PriA, with protein sequence MTDRLELLPAVDVADGQAVRLVQGEAGSETGYGDPLAAALDWYAGGAEWIHLVDLDAAFGRGSNAALLAEVTADLAGKGVKVELSGGIRDDESLARALATGATRVNLGTAALEDPEWTARVIASHRDQIAVGLDVRGTTLAARGWTKEGGDLWEVLARLEDAGCARYVVTDVTKDGTLRGPNIELLRQMCERTAAPVIASGGVSSLEDIAALRTLVPVGVEGAIVGKALYAGAFTLPQALDVAGRP encoded by the coding sequence ATGACCGATCGCCTCGAGCTGCTGCCCGCCGTCGACGTCGCGGACGGCCAGGCCGTCCGACTCGTGCAGGGCGAGGCCGGGTCCGAGACCGGCTACGGCGACCCGCTGGCCGCCGCGCTCGACTGGTACGCCGGCGGCGCCGAGTGGATCCACCTGGTCGACCTGGACGCCGCGTTCGGGCGGGGCTCGAACGCCGCCCTGCTGGCAGAGGTCACGGCCGACCTCGCGGGCAAGGGGGTCAAGGTCGAGCTGTCCGGTGGCATCCGGGACGACGAGTCGCTCGCCCGGGCGCTGGCCACCGGTGCCACCCGGGTCAACCTCGGCACGGCCGCCCTGGAGGACCCGGAGTGGACCGCGCGGGTCATCGCGAGCCACCGCGACCAGATCGCGGTCGGCCTCGACGTACGGGGCACGACGCTGGCGGCCCGCGGCTGGACGAAGGAGGGCGGCGACCTGTGGGAGGTGCTCGCCCGGCTCGAGGACGCCGGCTGCGCCCGATACGTGGTCACCGACGTGACCAAGGACGGCACGCTGCGCGGTCCCAACATCGAGCTGCTGCGTCAGATGTGCGAGCGCACGGCCGCCCCGGTCATCGCCTCGGGCGGTGTCTCGAGCCTGGAGGACATCGCGGCGCTGCGCACCCTCGTCCCCGTCGGCGTGGAGGGTGCGATCGTCGGCAAGGCGCTGTACGCCGGCGCCTTCACCCTGCCCCAGGCGCTGGACGTCGCCGGGCGGCCCTGA
- the hisD gene encoding histidinol dehydrogenase, which yields MISRIDLRGRTLSRRELLAELPRAEVDVEHAADVVAPILADVHARGAAALRDLSERFDGVRPAHVRVPAAQVQAAVDALDPQVRAALEETIRRVRQVHRAQKPADFTVQVAPGAQVRQRWIPVRRVGLYVPGGLAVYPSSVVMNVVAAQEAGVGALAVTSPPQRANGGLPDAVVLATCALLGVDEVYAAGGAQAIAMLAYGAVGSEDVDGETLCEPVDVITGPGNVYVTAAKRLVRGVVGIDSEAGPTEIAILADGTADADHVAADLVSQAEHDPLAASVLVTPSVELVGAVEAKLVDRAAATRHSARVQTSLAGRQSAIVLVDDLEAGLAVVNAYGAEHLEIQTADAAAVAERVTSAGAIFVGPYSPVSLGDYMAGSNHVLPTGGCSHFTSGLGVHSFVRAVQVVEYDADALAAVAGRIVALADAEGLPAHGEAVRARF from the coding sequence GTGATCTCCCGCATCGACCTGCGCGGTCGCACGCTGTCCCGCCGAGAGCTGCTCGCCGAGCTGCCCCGAGCCGAGGTCGACGTCGAGCACGCCGCCGACGTCGTCGCCCCGATCCTCGCCGACGTGCACGCGCGCGGGGCCGCGGCCCTGCGGGACCTGTCCGAGCGCTTCGACGGTGTGCGCCCCGCACACGTGCGGGTGCCGGCCGCGCAGGTCCAGGCCGCGGTCGACGCCCTCGACCCGCAGGTGCGCGCCGCGCTGGAGGAGACGATCCGACGCGTGCGCCAGGTGCACCGCGCGCAGAAGCCCGCCGACTTCACGGTCCAGGTCGCGCCCGGTGCGCAGGTCCGCCAGCGGTGGATCCCGGTGCGACGCGTCGGGCTGTACGTGCCCGGCGGGCTCGCCGTGTACCCCTCGTCGGTCGTGATGAACGTGGTCGCCGCGCAGGAGGCCGGCGTGGGTGCGCTCGCCGTCACGTCGCCGCCTCAGCGGGCGAACGGCGGCCTGCCCGACGCGGTCGTCCTCGCCACGTGCGCGCTGCTCGGGGTCGACGAGGTCTACGCGGCCGGCGGGGCGCAGGCGATCGCGATGCTCGCCTACGGCGCGGTCGGCAGCGAGGACGTCGACGGCGAGACCCTGTGCGAGCCGGTCGACGTCATCACCGGCCCCGGGAACGTGTACGTCACGGCGGCCAAGCGTCTCGTGCGCGGGGTCGTCGGCATCGACTCCGAGGCCGGACCGACCGAGATCGCGATCCTCGCCGACGGCACCGCCGACGCCGACCACGTCGCCGCCGACCTCGTCTCGCAGGCCGAGCACGACCCTCTCGCGGCGTCCGTGCTGGTCACCCCGTCGGTCGAGCTCGTCGGCGCGGTCGAGGCCAAGCTCGTCGACCGCGCCGCGGCCACCCGGCACAGCGCACGCGTGCAGACCTCGTTGGCCGGTCGGCAGTCCGCGATCGTGCTCGTCGACGACCTCGAGGCAGGCCTGGCCGTCGTCAACGCCTACGGCGCCGAGCACCTGGAGATCCAGACGGCCGACGCCGCAGCCGTGGCCGAACGTGTGACGAGCGCCGGTGCGATCTTCGTCGGTCCGTACTCGCCCGTGTCGTTGGGCGACTACATGGCCGGGTCCAACCACGTGCTGCCCACCGGCGGGTGCTCGCACTTCACGTCCGGGCTCGGTGTGCACTCGTTCGTGCGCGCGGTCCAGGTCGTCGAGTACGACGCGGACGCCCTGGCCGCGGTCGCGGGCAGGATCGTCGCGCTCGCCGACGCCGAGGGGCTGCCCGCGCACGGCGAGGCGGTCCGGGCGCGCTTCTGA